A segment of the Agarivorans albus genome:
ACTAAATGTAGAACGGGGATAATGCTTGCTCAAAAAAAGGGTTCCATGATTACGGTTGTTTGTATAATACTTTTTTTGTTGGCCATATAGGAACAGCCACACAAAATCTGAATCACCTTTTGCCGCTAAACTTGCCTAATATCACGATTGCTTCGACTGATCCTTTCCATCGCAGTGATAATTCGCTTAGGGCCGTATACATCCACAGTTTGTTTTGCAAAATTATGCATTTGTGATAAATCACTAGCCAACAAACAATCGAGCTTATCACTAAGTTGTTGCTTTGCTGAGCCCACGCGAATATCAAAGGCAAGACACCAGCCAGAAGCTTCAAGCTCGCAGGCGGCTGTAACTTGGTTATCGGCCACAATCGCAAATACTGAAGGTACGCCTTGGCTAGCGAGTTCAAACATAGTTGAGCCAGCGGCTCCCATAGCAATCTTAGCTCTCCCCATTAAATTCGCCATTTCTTTGGCGCTAAGGTTGCGATGTAGCGTAACCTTAGCAAGATTGGTGTTATTAAGATTGATATTCATCGCATCGGTCACAACTAAGTGAATATCGGTAAAGCCTGCACTGATGAGCGCTTCAACGGCATCCCAACTTAGGTTGGCTACGTCTGCCCCACCAAAACTAACTAACGCAATTTTTCGCTCGGAATAGTTTAAAAAGCCTTGTTCAAATTCTGAACGAAGTAAAACGTAGGGCAAACCTAGAAGTAACTCTGCGCGTGGGAAGGTTTCACAATAAAACGCTTTAAAAGCTTCTCCGTTAGGACTAACCAACAGCTGACTATCTAGTTGATAGGCTTGTTGTAAATCATCAATATGAGCAAGCTGATCTGCAACACGATTAAATATCTCACATTGTTGTTGTGTAAAATGGTAGCCGTCGATAAACAACCACTCTGGCTTATTTATTAACGATTGATTAAGCAGTTGCTGTTCACTATCGACATAGTTGAGCTCTACGC
Coding sequences within it:
- a CDS encoding N-acetylneuraminate cytidylyltransferase, with the translated sequence MELWIRLDANPSIGFGHLVRMSALASAATARGWKVKLFTTSRITINLPTSVELNYVDSEQQLLNQSLINKPEWLFIDGYHFTQQQCEIFNRVADQLAHIDDLQQAYQLDSQLLVSPNGEAFKAFYCETFPRAELLLGLPYVLLRSEFEQGFLNYSERKIALVSFGGADVANLSWDAVEALISAGFTDIHLVVTDAMNINLNNTNLAKVTLHRNLSAKEMANLMGRAKIAMGAAGSTMFELASQGVPSVFAIVADNQVTAACELEASGWCLAFDIRVGSAKQQLSDKLDCLLASDLSQMHNFAKQTVDVYGPKRIITAMERISRSNRDIRQV